Proteins found in one Maridesulfovibrio sp. genomic segment:
- a CDS encoding DNA topoisomerase: protein MRLFIAEKRDVALAISQALGGPDRPTGAAFHVNGDRITWLWGHVLRLTDPEEHDERYKLWDLNTLPMKWPVTYAPESKHVDHLKKIIELAHQADELVNAGDPDPEGQRLVDEVIEFAGLLEKPTKRLLINDNNGSAILKALEHMDNNSKYHGLSMSALARAVCDQRYGYNLTRCYSTLAQKKGYQGVLSVGRVQTPILGLVVARDRAHEGHEKQAYHTVKAQIDIPNQLVEAEYIPADDAPVDEKGRIADAVFGKKIANEVQGKLATVLYVQTSERKNDPPLPYNLLALQADAAGLWNYKPKKVLEITQRLRDQHKAITYNRSDCRHLNDERHAEAPELLQALTPAFGDMAEYAAPNLKSKAFNSKKVTAHHAIIPTMNVPQLDKLTQDERRIYELIVKLYIAQFYPPAEFMATKMELEIAGHKFKAEGRLNNSPGWRLLDEQYLKDYEKSEKQPELHKLQQNDSGTVESAESVKSFTKPPARYTMKSLLKDLTSVAKYVTDPEIKKLFMDKDSDKQDESGGIGTPATRDSHIETLFRRGFVAEKSKKVISTELGREFHDALPEFAVKPDMTALWHEKQKQIEAGELNYLQLIEEVDDSVALEIARVKREGINIKSNAVQCPKCKTGFLKPRKGPKGKFWGCSNYPDCNATFPNKAGKPDLKTKPAKKLEASKEHKCPDCGKGLIRRPAKRKGLFWWSCSGFPECKFRCFDERGKPKLEN, encoded by the coding sequence ATGCGTCTATTCATCGCGGAAAAACGAGATGTGGCCTTAGCCATATCGCAAGCTCTGGGCGGACCTGATAGGCCGACCGGAGCAGCCTTTCACGTAAACGGCGACCGAATCACCTGGCTCTGGGGTCATGTGCTGCGGTTGACTGATCCGGAAGAGCACGACGAGCGTTACAAGCTCTGGGATCTAAATACTCTGCCCATGAAATGGCCGGTTACCTATGCCCCGGAAAGCAAGCATGTCGACCATCTCAAAAAAATTATCGAGCTGGCTCATCAGGCCGACGAGCTGGTCAATGCCGGCGACCCGGACCCGGAAGGTCAGCGACTGGTCGATGAAGTTATCGAGTTTGCAGGTCTACTGGAAAAACCGACCAAAAGGTTGCTGATCAACGACAACAACGGTTCCGCAATTCTTAAAGCTCTTGAGCACATGGATAACAACAGCAAGTACCATGGGCTGTCCATGTCCGCGCTGGCCCGTGCGGTTTGTGATCAGCGGTATGGTTACAATCTGACTCGCTGCTATTCTACGCTGGCCCAGAAAAAAGGCTATCAGGGCGTGCTTTCAGTTGGCCGAGTCCAGACTCCTATCCTCGGTCTTGTGGTTGCCCGTGACCGCGCCCATGAAGGACACGAAAAACAGGCTTATCATACTGTCAAAGCACAGATTGATATACCGAACCAGTTGGTGGAGGCCGAATACATTCCCGCCGATGATGCTCCGGTGGATGAGAAAGGCCGGATCGCTGATGCGGTCTTTGGCAAAAAGATTGCCAACGAAGTTCAGGGCAAATTGGCCACGGTTCTTTACGTGCAAACTTCCGAGCGCAAAAATGATCCTCCCCTGCCCTACAACCTGCTGGCCTTGCAGGCCGATGCAGCCGGACTCTGGAACTACAAGCCGAAAAAGGTGCTGGAGATCACCCAGCGGCTGCGCGACCAACATAAGGCGATCACTTATAACCGCAGTGATTGCCGTCACCTCAATGATGAGCGGCACGCTGAAGCACCGGAGCTGTTACAGGCCCTGACTCCGGCTTTTGGAGACATGGCCGAATACGCCGCTCCAAACCTCAAGTCCAAGGCTTTCAACTCCAAGAAAGTCACGGCGCATCATGCCATCATCCCGACCATGAATGTGCCACAGCTGGACAAACTCACGCAGGACGAACGGCGCATTTATGAGCTGATCGTGAAGCTCTATATTGCTCAGTTTTATCCCCCGGCAGAATTTATGGCCACAAAAATGGAACTGGAAATAGCCGGCCACAAATTCAAGGCTGAAGGCAGGCTGAACAACTCACCGGGCTGGCGGCTGCTGGATGAGCAATATCTCAAAGATTACGAAAAATCCGAGAAGCAGCCTGAACTGCACAAGCTCCAGCAGAATGATTCCGGCACCGTAGAATCCGCCGAATCAGTGAAGTCATTCACCAAGCCCCCGGCACGCTACACAATGAAAAGTCTGCTTAAGGATCTCACTTCGGTCGCAAAGTATGTGACTGACCCTGAAATCAAAAAGCTGTTCATGGATAAGGATAGCGACAAGCAGGACGAGTCCGGCGGAATCGGCACCCCGGCCACACGCGACTCGCACATTGAAACGCTCTTCAGGCGTGGCTTTGTGGCGGAGAAAAGCAAGAAAGTAATCAGCACCGAGCTGGGCCGGGAATTCCATGACGCCCTGCCGGAATTCGCAGTCAAACCGGACATGACCGCCCTCTGGCACGAGAAGCAAAAACAGATCGAAGCCGGCGAATTAAATTATCTCCAGCTCATCGAGGAGGTGGACGATTCCGTTGCTCTAGAGATCGCCCGCGTCAAACGCGAAGGCATAAATATCAAGAGCAACGCCGTTCAATGCCCCAAATGCAAAACCGGATTCCTGAAGCCCCGCAAAGGACCAAAGGGTAAATTCTGGGGCTGCTCCAACTATCCCGATTGCAACGCAACCTTTCCCAACAAAGCCGGCAAGCCGGATCTCAAGACCAAACCAGCCAAAAAACTGGAAGCATCCAAAGAACACAAATGCCCGGATTGCGGCAAAGGTCTGATCCGCAGGCCTGCCAAACGCAAAGGGTTGTTCTGGTGGAGTTGCAGCGGATTTCCAGAGTGTAAATTCCGCTGCTTTGATGAGAGAGGAAAACCGAAACTTGAAAACTAA
- the traF gene encoding conjugative transfer signal peptidase TraF: MKKMLLTLFFLHALGVVYLLHGLGFRVNFTDSMPHGLYQIVPGKPDRGDLITFSLAKDNPYFQISLERHYLGLNGNRPLLKTLAGLPGDSIEISAEGVCINSDLLPNTQARSRDKHGRRLPIFLNSTVIPSAKGLALSTYNENSFDGRYFGLVNMDQVRRVVPVLTFNSEDKTITKYSCPKCGSNLIHLLPTIEHNSRWICSSYPNCHYWTHAPNELPNVAEAKK, translated from the coding sequence ATGAAAAAAATGCTGCTGACTCTTTTCTTTCTCCATGCGCTGGGAGTCGTCTACCTGCTGCATGGGTTGGGCTTTCGGGTCAATTTTACCGATTCCATGCCCCATGGACTTTACCAGATCGTACCCGGCAAACCTGATCGGGGAGATCTGATCACCTTCAGTCTCGCTAAAGACAATCCCTATTTCCAAATTTCCCTTGAGCGTCACTATCTGGGCCTAAACGGTAACAGACCGCTGCTCAAGACATTAGCCGGCCTTCCCGGAGATTCCATTGAAATCTCCGCAGAAGGAGTATGCATTAATTCCGACCTGCTCCCGAACACACAAGCGAGATCCAGAGATAAGCACGGCCGCAGGCTTCCAATTTTCCTGAATTCCACTGTTATCCCCTCTGCCAAAGGTCTGGCCCTGTCCACCTACAACGAAAACAGCTTTGATGGCCGTTATTTCGGGTTGGTGAACATGGATCAGGTGCGGAGGGTAGTACCTGTTTTAACCTTTAACTCGGAGGATAAAACCATCACGAAATACTCCTGTCCCAAGTGTGGAAGCAATTTAATCCATTTATTACCTACAATAGAACACAACTCTCGGTGGATATGCAGTAGCTACCCTAATTGCCACTACTGGACTCATGCACCGAACGAATTACCAAACGTAGCGGAGGCAAAGAAATAA
- a CDS encoding type IV secretory system conjugative DNA transfer family protein: protein MNNEYGLGTKKKKTKTGLLYLIFTILLALIAMGYATQNTAELYGYHKALGPTAYKQFYWPWMILVWLPKLAPHKLLDAVTSEAEMIFVFPQLVALFVIVATMRKIKAVEDIHGTAHWAEKKEIKNAGLLGGSGVYVGGWQNKKVLHYLRHSGPEHIMAFAPTRSGKGVGLVLPTLLSWGESSIILDIKGENWALTSGWRKAQGHKVMKFDPTDTTNGSAHYNPLAEIRLGGPYAIPDAQNIASMIVDPDGKGLKDYWNKAAFGFFGGAILHCLIHFQINEGRHATLNDLSLMLADEDRDMSELFEEMLTNDHVADLQTLFGDSMSEEAKIAIRKFIAAAAREMLNKADAELSGVVSTAVANMALYRDPVVNWATSGCDFRIADLMNSEQPVSLYLVIRPSDIDRLRPLVRLILNIVLRRLTEEMEFSAGEVKANYKYRLLLMLDEFTSLGKMEIFERALAFMAGYGIKSYIIVQDLAQLQSAYGKDESIMSNCHLRIAYAPNKIETAQILSKMCGETTIIQKKTSLSGTRSGHMNRANISISEAKRALLTPDECMRLPGAEKDRNGKIIKAGDMLIFPAGFAPIYGKQILFFLDPEFLERSKIPAPEKSDKLNEQIEETPAPNEPAIDLDAEMEELEEDTVYEDEEY from the coding sequence ATGAATAATGAATATGGACTTGGAACGAAAAAGAAAAAGACGAAGACTGGTTTGCTATACCTGATCTTCACGATTTTACTGGCCCTGATTGCTATGGGCTACGCAACACAGAACACAGCAGAGCTATACGGATATCACAAAGCATTGGGACCGACTGCGTATAAACAATTCTACTGGCCGTGGATGATCTTAGTTTGGCTCCCGAAACTGGCCCCGCACAAACTGCTTGATGCTGTAACTTCAGAAGCTGAAATGATCTTTGTTTTTCCACAACTTGTAGCTCTATTTGTCATTGTTGCAACCATGAGAAAGATAAAGGCAGTCGAAGATATTCATGGGACAGCACACTGGGCCGAGAAAAAAGAAATTAAGAATGCCGGCCTGCTGGGCGGATCAGGGGTCTATGTCGGCGGTTGGCAAAATAAGAAAGTCCTCCACTACCTGCGCCATAGCGGACCGGAACATATCATGGCCTTTGCGCCTACCAGATCAGGTAAAGGGGTTGGTCTGGTGCTACCAACCCTGCTTTCATGGGGTGAAAGCTCCATCATTCTCGATATCAAAGGAGAAAACTGGGCTTTAACCTCCGGCTGGCGAAAAGCTCAAGGCCATAAGGTCATGAAATTTGACCCCACTGATACCACGAACGGTTCAGCTCATTACAATCCTCTTGCCGAGATCCGGCTGGGAGGACCATATGCCATACCTGATGCCCAGAACATAGCCAGCATGATCGTTGACCCTGATGGTAAAGGCCTCAAGGACTACTGGAATAAAGCGGCATTTGGATTTTTTGGAGGAGCTATACTGCATTGCCTGATTCATTTTCAAATCAATGAAGGTCGCCATGCCACACTGAATGACCTTTCACTCATGCTTGCCGATGAAGACCGGGATATGTCCGAACTATTTGAAGAAATGCTGACTAACGACCATGTGGCAGATCTTCAAACTCTTTTCGGCGATTCCATGAGCGAAGAAGCAAAAATCGCCATCAGAAAATTTATTGCCGCTGCTGCCCGCGAAATGCTTAATAAGGCCGATGCCGAACTTTCCGGAGTCGTATCCACTGCCGTTGCAAACATGGCCCTTTACCGTGATCCAGTAGTCAACTGGGCTACTTCCGGTTGCGATTTCCGCATCGCAGATCTCATGAATTCCGAGCAGCCCGTTTCACTCTATCTGGTTATCCGCCCTTCTGACATCGACCGCTTGCGGCCGCTGGTTCGATTGATCCTGAACATAGTCCTGCGCCGCCTGACGGAAGAAATGGAATTTTCCGCCGGTGAGGTTAAAGCCAATTACAAGTACCGCCTATTACTCATGCTTGATGAGTTTACCTCACTGGGCAAGATGGAAATATTTGAACGCGCTCTGGCATTTATGGCCGGCTATGGGATCAAGTCCTACATCATCGTGCAGGATCTCGCCCAGCTCCAATCTGCCTACGGAAAAGATGAATCCATAATGAGCAACTGCCACCTACGCATCGCTTACGCGCCGAACAAGATCGAAACTGCGCAGATCCTTTCAAAGATGTGTGGTGAAACCACTATCATCCAGAAAAAGACCTCACTTTCAGGAACCCGCAGCGGACACATGAACAGGGCCAACATCAGTATTTCCGAAGCCAAGCGCGCCCTGCTCACTCCCGATGAATGCATGCGGCTTCCCGGTGCAGAAAAGGATCGCAACGGCAAAATCATCAAGGCCGGAGACATGCTCATATTCCCTGCCGGCTTCGCTCCCATCTACGGCAAACAGATCCTTTTCTTTCTTGATCCTGAATTCCTTGAACGGTCGAAAATTCCGGCCCCGGAAAAATCCGACAAACTCAACGAGCAGATCGAAGAAACGCCAGCTCCTAATGAGCCGGCAATAGACTTGGATGCTGAGATGGAAGAGCTGGAAGAGGACACTGTTTATGAAGATGAAGAATACTGA